In Microbacterium enclense, one genomic interval encodes:
- a CDS encoding helix-turn-helix domain containing protein, whose translation MAARRPRGPYAKSVAQRDNILEAARRVFARLGYSGSSMRGIAEEAGITFTGLRHHFATKDELLIAVLEQRDQEHSVQQADIHGADLLDALVNLLDQVLDDPSITEIFTTVSGEAVGRDHPAHSFFVERYARIRAQFAGELTASVEAGGDLALSPEHAALLLAAAMDGLQLQWLLDESIDAHGAFAALTDLIRGRRAT comes from the coding sequence GTGGCAGCCAGGCGACCGCGGGGACCTTACGCAAAATCCGTCGCGCAGCGCGACAACATCCTCGAAGCCGCTCGCCGCGTCTTCGCGCGGTTGGGGTACAGCGGTTCGTCCATGCGGGGGATCGCGGAGGAGGCGGGGATCACCTTCACGGGTCTGCGCCATCACTTCGCCACCAAGGACGAACTGCTCATCGCCGTCCTGGAGCAACGTGATCAAGAGCACTCCGTCCAGCAGGCGGACATCCACGGGGCGGACCTGCTGGATGCGCTCGTCAACCTCCTCGATCAGGTCCTCGATGACCCGTCGATCACGGAGATCTTCACGACCGTCTCAGGCGAGGCGGTCGGCCGCGATCATCCTGCACATTCGTTCTTCGTCGAACGCTATGCACGTATCCGCGCTCAGTTCGCAGGGGAGCTAACCGCGAGCGTGGAAGCCGGCGGCGACCTTGCGCTCAGTCCCGAGCATGCCGCGTTGCTGCTTGCCGCCGCGATGGACGGTCTGCAGCTTCAATGGCTCCTCGATGAATCCATCGACGCACACGGGGCGTTCGCAGCCCTCACCGACCTCATCCGAGGTCGTCGCGCGACCTGA
- a CDS encoding helix-turn-helix domain-containing protein — protein sequence MADLARQLGVHRTTLDMLIARLKLSRVDPNEVPTKVRESLVEMYRTGESLAAIGEEYGFSANKVQRLLVSMGEPIRSRGPKKPAVTSEEIQQMVSRYEQGEAIAAIADSAGVSYAQTRSCLADSGVQMRPRGGAR from the coding sequence GTGGCAGATCTGGCTCGGCAACTAGGGGTGCATCGCACGACGCTCGACATGTTGATTGCCCGCCTAAAGCTGAGCCGCGTCGATCCGAATGAGGTGCCGACGAAGGTACGTGAGTCACTGGTCGAAATGTATCGAACGGGGGAGTCCTTGGCTGCGATCGGTGAGGAGTACGGGTTCAGCGCAAATAAGGTGCAGCGGCTGTTGGTTTCGATGGGTGAGCCGATCCGCTCACGTGGCCCAAAGAAGCCGGCGGTCACGAGCGAGGAGATCCAGCAAATGGTCTCGCGGTATGAGCAGGGCGAGGCGATTGCAGCCATCGCAGACTCCGCTGGTGTCAGCTACGCGCAGACGAGGTCGTGCCTGGCCGATTCGGGCGTACAGATGCGGCCGCGCGGGGGAGCGCGGTGA
- a CDS encoding AAA family ATPase — protein sequence MKMETTKVSYQGWARFWAADLHVHTPGSRDAREEDFGTPDDIVKAAIAAGLDVIAVTDHNTANWCEPIAAAAASFPLVVLPGFELSTPQGHLLGLWEEGTSPSILEDVLTTVGIKRAQQGALDVVTTMSMIDCAKEIEEAGGMAIAAHIDKERGILTQPVQTFVNQILREECIRAFEYVLEETPRTVKNKLGDARLPAFVQSSDTYDAALSRHALSGIGLRRTWFKAARPDLTGLRHAVDDPELRIELTDPWLSDSHPTVDAVSIDGGFLAGTTIELSPDLNSLLGGTGAGKSLVLEAVRFALEQQVDGAVFRTIYDEVNGRLQKALGEGTEVAVEIRLASGRYRVKRTFTQKGSRASVEQDVDGDWVQIDRVPSDLIPIAAFSQGEILEYARQPVGRVGLIDVHLDLSSIESKIQQCEQSLRANAINLVKAREGVDQLRIKAARVDELKERERTLSALFDEDLVKEQRLWTAERASLKSLADEADGVRFTRPPATDEVVARITPAHETKFEQIQAARNLYIQAIDEAEISINTVLEAYRGSINSTREEIDAEFQVFESQVDQRLEKAGKSSLSAIRRELESVQGDLTAASQAAEDSSKIARPRLQALESERENYLQSLKESRDERRALRRVRVRELNRKTASFVKIDIPAKGDTSAFRTALDSIKTGSRVRDTVLDVIAEHIHPYRFARALWDGKLSSLNPLPEGVDAADISRLHTNIADRNYWTQLLDVQQLDTPDTLNVKFKKPEGGDYVSIEDLSHGQKCTAILVILLADGDSPVLIDQPEDALHAPWIEDYLVDRLRELRGSRQYVFATRSAGLVVSADAEQLITMHASATKGAVEAVGSLERHDLNKLALHHLEGGKIPFGRRTQKLRSSLDS from the coding sequence ATGAAGATGGAGACTACAAAGGTGTCGTATCAAGGCTGGGCTCGCTTCTGGGCGGCCGATCTACATGTTCACACACCCGGCTCGCGGGACGCGCGAGAAGAAGACTTCGGCACTCCGGACGATATAGTCAAGGCGGCTATCGCGGCGGGGCTAGATGTCATTGCCGTTACAGATCACAACACCGCTAATTGGTGCGAGCCAATCGCGGCGGCAGCCGCATCGTTCCCACTTGTGGTACTACCGGGGTTCGAGCTGAGCACGCCACAAGGCCATCTATTGGGCCTATGGGAAGAGGGCACCTCACCTTCAATTCTTGAAGATGTACTCACCACGGTCGGAATCAAGCGCGCTCAACAAGGCGCATTAGACGTAGTGACGACGATGTCCATGATCGATTGCGCGAAGGAGATCGAAGAAGCTGGCGGCATGGCAATTGCGGCTCACATCGACAAGGAACGCGGGATACTGACGCAGCCCGTTCAAACGTTTGTTAATCAAATCCTCAGAGAAGAGTGTATTCGCGCGTTTGAGTACGTACTTGAAGAGACGCCTCGAACCGTTAAAAATAAACTCGGCGACGCACGCTTACCAGCTTTCGTGCAGAGCTCCGATACTTATGATGCAGCGCTTAGCCGTCACGCCCTGTCAGGGATCGGGCTGCGTCGGACATGGTTCAAAGCTGCTAGGCCCGATTTGACGGGACTCCGGCATGCAGTCGATGACCCTGAGTTGCGTATCGAGCTCACCGATCCTTGGCTGTCTGATTCACATCCCACGGTCGACGCCGTCTCCATAGATGGCGGTTTTCTTGCGGGTACGACAATTGAGTTGAGCCCGGACCTGAACAGTTTGCTCGGCGGAACAGGCGCCGGCAAGTCCCTGGTTCTTGAAGCAGTGCGCTTTGCACTAGAACAGCAGGTCGATGGAGCTGTTTTTCGCACAATATACGACGAAGTCAACGGGCGACTGCAAAAGGCGCTCGGAGAAGGGACGGAAGTTGCTGTCGAGATTCGACTAGCAAGCGGTCGTTATCGAGTTAAGCGTACTTTCACACAAAAGGGCTCTCGGGCATCCGTGGAGCAAGACGTTGACGGCGATTGGGTTCAGATCGATCGTGTCCCCTCCGACCTGATTCCCATAGCCGCATTCTCCCAGGGAGAGATCCTCGAATATGCGAGACAACCGGTCGGGCGAGTCGGACTTATTGATGTGCACCTAGACCTCTCGTCCATCGAGTCCAAAATTCAGCAATGCGAGCAGTCGCTTCGCGCGAATGCGATAAATCTCGTGAAGGCCCGAGAAGGAGTCGACCAACTCAGGATCAAGGCTGCGAGAGTTGATGAGTTGAAGGAACGCGAGCGCACACTATCTGCACTGTTTGATGAAGATCTGGTGAAAGAGCAACGTCTGTGGACTGCCGAACGGGCCAGTTTGAAAAGTCTCGCCGATGAAGCCGATGGCGTCAGGTTTACACGACCTCCGGCAACGGATGAGGTGGTGGCACGAATTACCCCTGCGCACGAGACAAAATTTGAACAGATTCAAGCAGCTCGAAACCTATATATACAGGCAATTGATGAAGCCGAGATTTCCATCAATACAGTGTTGGAGGCGTACCGTGGCTCTATCAACAGTACTCGCGAGGAGATTGATGCAGAATTCCAAGTCTTTGAGTCGCAGGTAGACCAACGGCTGGAAAAGGCCGGAAAATCATCACTGAGTGCTATCAGGCGCGAACTTGAGTCCGTCCAAGGTGATCTTACCGCAGCATCTCAAGCGGCCGAGGACTCGAGTAAAATAGCACGTCCACGCTTGCAAGCTCTTGAATCCGAAAGAGAGAATTATCTTCAATCTTTGAAAGAAAGTCGCGATGAGCGTAGGGCCTTGCGAAGAGTGCGCGTCAGGGAACTTAATAGGAAGACGGCGTCCTTCGTCAAGATTGATATCCCAGCCAAAGGAGACACCTCGGCATTCCGCACTGCCTTGGACAGTATAAAGACTGGGTCAAGAGTGCGTGACACTGTCTTGGACGTAATTGCTGAGCACATCCATCCTTATCGGTTCGCCCGAGCGCTTTGGGATGGAAAATTGTCATCACTGAACCCTCTCCCCGAAGGAGTAGACGCCGCTGACATTTCTCGACTACACACAAACATCGCCGATCGAAATTACTGGACGCAGCTTCTCGACGTTCAGCAACTGGATACGCCCGATACTTTGAATGTGAAGTTCAAGAAGCCTGAGGGCGGCGACTACGTTAGTATCGAAGACCTATCCCACGGTCAAAAATGTACGGCAATTCTCGTTATTTTGTTGGCCGACGGCGACAGTCCGGTATTGATAGATCAGCCAGAGGATGCGTTACACGCTCCGTGGATTGAAGACTATTTGGTAGACCGGCTTCGGGAATTGCGCGGTTCGAGGCAGTATGTATTTGCGACTCGCAGCGCAGGCTTGGTGGTCAGCGCAGACGCAGAACAACTGATCACGATGCACGCCTCCGCGACAAAAGGTGCAGTAGAGGCGGTCGGATCCTTGGAGCGCCATGATCTTAACAAGCTTGCGTTGCATCACTTGGAAGGTGGAAAAATTCCTTTTGGTCGCCGGACGCAGAAACTTCGCTCTTCATTGGATTCATAG